The following are from one region of the Aspergillus chevalieri M1 DNA, chromosome 1, nearly complete sequence genome:
- the RPS12 gene encoding 40S ribosomal protein eS12 (BUSCO:EOG09265CN0;~COG:J;~EggNog:ENOG410PN3M;~InterPro:IPR000530,IPR004038,IPR029064;~PFAM:PF01248;~go_component: GO:0005840 - ribosome [Evidence IEA];~go_function: GO:0003735 - structural constituent of ribosome [Evidence IEA];~go_process: GO:0006412 - translation [Evidence IEA]): MSDGEETQSNPPVAAEEVEVSADAGTSGQMSVLDALKGVLRISLIHDGLARGLREAAKTLDRREAHMCVLNEGCEEEAYKKLVVALCSEHKIPLIKVPDGKMLGEWVGLCQLDREGNARKVVNCSCVVVKDWGEESQERSVLLNYFQTEQ, translated from the exons ATG TCGGACGGAGAAGAGACCCAATCCAACCCCCCCGTCGCCGCCGAGGAGGTCGAGGTCAGCGCTGATGCCGGCACCTCCGGCCAGATGTCCGTCCTCGATGCTCTCAAGGGCGTTCTCCGCATCTCGCTGATCCACGACGGTCTTGCCCGTGGTCTCCGTGAGGCCGCCAAGACCCTTGACCGTCGCGAGGCGCACATGTGTGTGCTCAACGAAGGCTGCGAGGAGGAAGCTTACAAGAAGCTGGTTGTTGCGCTCTGCTCGGAGCACAAGATCCCCTTGATCAAGGTGCCTGATGGCAAGATGCTCGGCGAGTGGGTTGGTCTCT GCCAGCTCGACCGTGAGGGTAACGCCCGCAAGGTCGTCAACTGCTCTTGCGTTGTCGTCAAGGACTGGGGTGAGGAGTCGCAGGAGCGCTCTGTCCTCCTTAACTACTTCCAGACTGAGCAGTAA